From Zingiber officinale cultivar Zhangliang chromosome 5B, Zo_v1.1, whole genome shotgun sequence, the proteins below share one genomic window:
- the LOC121985066 gene encoding transcription factor bHLH78-like isoform X2: MKLEMKTAELGICREETSMSDTISASREASLGGHGGSNARKRKARPKSKEKEAVSMVADEEDCFSKRHRQTENNAEIGNASVRRKIEQSNDPGNDEHKLGKPSDPPKDYIHVRARRGQATDSHSLAERVRREKISQRMKLLQDLVPGCSKVTGKAVMLDEIINYVQSLQRQVEFLSMKLATVNPDIDFNNLMNLQPKHMIQIFGAAPSSVYPFEMMPQQSNPLACIVTDRMNLHSSINTLDFNAHHQPCINGYENISSQLGAFWEDDFQSVVQIGIGQSQEIVSSMGYSPLLPRNEN, from the exons ATGAAATTGGAGATGAAAACTGCTGAATTAGGGATTTGCAGAGAAGAAACCTCCATGTCTGATACAATATCTGCAAGTAGAGAAGCAAGCTTAGGAGGCCATGGAGGGAGCAATGCAAGGAAGAGGAAAGCTCGCCCGAAGAGCAAAGAAAAGGAAGCTGTTTCTATG GTGGCAGATGAAGAAGATTGCTTCTCAAAGAGACATCGGCAAACCGAGAACAATGCGGAGATTGGCAATGCATCAGTCCGACGAAAGATAGAGCAAAGTAATGATCCAGGGAATGATGAACACAAGCTGGGCAAGCCCTCTGATCCTCCCAAGGATTACATCCATGTCAGGGCGAGAAGAGGCCAAGCGACCGATAGCCATAGTCTAGCTGAAAGA GTGCGAAGAGAGAAGATCAGTCAAAGAATGAAGTTACTGCAAGATCTTGTGCCTGGCTGCAGCAAA GTAACTGGCAAAGCCGTCATGCTCGACGAGATTATAAACTATGTGCAATCGTTGCAACGCCAAGTCGAG TTTCTTTCGATGAAGTTGGCCACTGTAAATCCAGATATAGATTTCAACAACTTGATGAATCTCCAACCAAAACAT ATGATTCAAATTTTTGGCGCCGCACCAAGTTCAGTTTATCCATTTGAGATGATGCCTCAACAAAGCAACCCACTCGCTTGTATCGTGACTGATAGAATGAATTTGCACAGCTCAATCAACACATTAGACTTCAATGCACATCATCAGCCTTGCATTAATGGATATGAAAACATTTCATCTCAG TTAGGTGCTTTCTGGGAGGACGACTTCCAGAGTGTTGTTCAGATTGGCATAGGGCAAAGCCAGGAAATTGTTTCATCTATG GGATACTCACCACTGCTGCCCCGAAATGAAAACTGA
- the LOC121985066 gene encoding transcription factor bHLH77-like isoform X1 — translation MSSWSSDRLPQCFPNFKWSRSVDPAGQFGSVLGSLMSSQSPSLGFGFGKPGLGLQRAAIPNEFDSSKLGQLTAASDLAPGFSERAARVFRFEGENGLRSSDFELNSTISQSLMANGFQLEQLESNSQTPGPKGMKLEMKTAELGICREETSMSDTISASREASLGGHGGSNARKRKARPKSKEKEAVSMVADEEDCFSKRHRQTENNAEIGNASVRRKIEQSNDPGNDEHKLGKPSDPPKDYIHVRARRGQATDSHSLAERVRREKISQRMKLLQDLVPGCSKVTGKAVMLDEIINYVQSLQRQVEFLSMKLATVNPDIDFNNLMNLQPKHMIQIFGAAPSSVYPFEMMPQQSNPLACIVTDRMNLHSSINTLDFNAHHQPCINGYENISSQLGAFWEDDFQSVVQIGIGQSQEIVSSMGYSPLLPRNEN, via the exons ATGAGTTCATGGTCGTCGGACCGTTTGCCGCAGTGCTTCCCTAACTTTAAGTGGAGTCGTTCCGTGGATCCTGCCGGTCAGTTTGGATCGGTGCTGGGGTCCTTAATGTCGTCGCAGTCGCCTAGTTTGGGCTTCGGCTTCGGTAAGCCCGGGCTAGGGTTGCAGAGAGCGGCCATTCCAAATGAGTTCGATTCGTCGAAGCTAGGTCAGTTGACTGCCGCAAGCGACCTGGCGCCGGGCTTTTCGGAGAGGGCAGCTAGGGTTTTCAGATTTGAAGGCGAGAACGGTTTGCGTTCCAGCGATTTTGAGCTAAATTCAACAATTAGTCAATCTCTGATGGCTAATGGTTTCCAACTTGAGCAGTTGGAGAGCAATAGCCAAACTCCAGGGCCAAAAGGCATGAAATTGGAGATGAAAACTGCTGAATTAGGGATTTGCAGAGAAGAAACCTCCATGTCTGATACAATATCTGCAAGTAGAGAAGCAAGCTTAGGAGGCCATGGAGGGAGCAATGCAAGGAAGAGGAAAGCTCGCCCGAAGAGCAAAGAAAAGGAAGCTGTTTCTATG GTGGCAGATGAAGAAGATTGCTTCTCAAAGAGACATCGGCAAACCGAGAACAATGCGGAGATTGGCAATGCATCAGTCCGACGAAAGATAGAGCAAAGTAATGATCCAGGGAATGATGAACACAAGCTGGGCAAGCCCTCTGATCCTCCCAAGGATTACATCCATGTCAGGGCGAGAAGAGGCCAAGCGACCGATAGCCATAGTCTAGCTGAAAGA GTGCGAAGAGAGAAGATCAGTCAAAGAATGAAGTTACTGCAAGATCTTGTGCCTGGCTGCAGCAAA GTAACTGGCAAAGCCGTCATGCTCGACGAGATTATAAACTATGTGCAATCGTTGCAACGCCAAGTCGAG TTTCTTTCGATGAAGTTGGCCACTGTAAATCCAGATATAGATTTCAACAACTTGATGAATCTCCAACCAAAACAT ATGATTCAAATTTTTGGCGCCGCACCAAGTTCAGTTTATCCATTTGAGATGATGCCTCAACAAAGCAACCCACTCGCTTGTATCGTGACTGATAGAATGAATTTGCACAGCTCAATCAACACATTAGACTTCAATGCACATCATCAGCCTTGCATTAATGGATATGAAAACATTTCATCTCAG TTAGGTGCTTTCTGGGAGGACGACTTCCAGAGTGTTGTTCAGATTGGCATAGGGCAAAGCCAGGAAATTGTTTCATCTATG GGATACTCACCACTGCTGCCCCGAAATGAAAACTGA